AAAGACATTGGTGAACTCTTGACTGATGGACAGCAATttcttgaaaaaagaaatcctGCGTTGTCTAGTCATTTACAGCTGTTAAAAGAGACCTTACAAACCAAAATTAGCACACTTATATCAAATACAAATGCTACTCAGCATAAACTCTCCACTTTATATCGAGGTAtgcaaaataaatgtaCGCGACGCCTCCTTGCCGTTATTATCGAACCATCGATAATATACATTTGTCTCAAAAACAGTGCAGTTCAGTCAAATCGAAATGTTTCGCCGTCTGCTAATCATAACGAACAATGGTACTTAGTTCGCTTCACCACAAGCGCAACGATATCCCAGGATAGTCCGCCATGCATTGTAGAACCTGTTActtttgaagaagttgaTTTAGAGTTTGAGAAACATATATCCTACCATAACCGTCTTTTGATATACGTTGATGATGACTGCGAAGCTTCTACTCGTACTGTCATACCCACTTCtgtcaaaaattttattgcAGAAGAcaatgaatattttgatgATGAGTTAGCAGGTATAATTCATTCACCGACTGTAAGCACAAGGAGCAGCCGCAGCAGCGATGTTTCCGAATACGACCTTGAGGATCAAGGGGGCTTACAGTTAACTGTGCCCCATATCAATACAGATGTACAATGTCACCGATCCCGAAACAGTGCTTGCGAATTTCCGGAAAGTATGCATGTGGAACATAGCGGTTAAAAGGACGATCATTACATGACAGCATTTTTCGGCTGTTTTGTTCGCAAAAATTTATACCAATGCTTTTATGATTTCCTTTCTCTAATGTAACTCGTTTCCTTGTATTATTCGTTGTCTGTTTGATGGAATCacattcaaaaattttgtcaAAAATAACTAAATATATTAATGTCTATTTAGATGCATGTGTAGAATTATAGTTAATGTTATgcgaaaataaaataaaataaatgaaatgaagTCAAGTAGTGAATGATAATCTTTGTGataaaaccaaaatatCGCAAAAGCATAAAGACCAAACAATGTGCCAGATATATATTAACATAAAGGGGTCGGTAAGTAGCAGACATAGAAATTCAAATGTAAGCAGGAAGGTTATtgtaatattattaaacCCAAGTAAAccaaagaaagaaaaaacaaaacaaatatttgagTCAGATAAAAATTGCAAGAAGTGTATGATATTATTGGAGCATGAAACACTTCATCAAGATTTGGTTATAAGAAGAACAGCAAAATACACAATGGCCATCTGGAATCTCTTCGTttctattctttttctgtCTGGACGCTTTGTAGTGTATTTTGCAAAGACATTACAGGtggttttcttttcatgtAGTACTTCTTCTTATGGGCTTGTAATTTCGCAGTACAGGGACTCATTAAACTATCAGTAGGACTAGCAACATTCAATGCATGCTTAGGAAGTTCATGCTTCTGCAACACCTGTTGACGGAGTGTTGCACTTTCCTGATGCAATGGCTGAATTGTGGTTTCAACACTCGACTTAGCGATTGAGTCAGCTTGAGTTTCTGACATTGgaagtttcaaaaattaccAAATGTTGCTAAAATTGGAATATACCAAAATAGTTATGTGTTTTGGAGACTATCAGGTGCAGTTGTCTGCTAGACAATATATCCATAACAAAGTTGTCATGGCAACTCGTctaaatgtaaataaacaaaaattaagtGTTAGGGAGCATCAGAAGTTATCCGATATTCTTATTACTGCCTTTACATACAATTTGTACAAATACTGATGCGCTATGGATGcaaaaaagtagaaaagTTGACAGGCATAAATTTCTCTACAAACTCTCAACAGGAACTTTTAACTGTGTTTATATTCACACATCCTCTTACTTTTACTGTTACCGCCATGTCATAAAGGTTTACTTGAAAATTATGTTTTATACAAAGTACGCATTACAGACATGGCATGTCGAAAGCCAACGATATTGTAAAGTAAAAACCTAATAATAGTATTATTAATGCCACAAACcatgaagaaaattaaaggaCTAGTAAacacatttttaaattcagtAATCGTCAATCACAACACCGCTTCTTTGCTTTGAccgtttgttttttttgttatgcttttttgaagttgcAGAGGAAAGTGCTTCGGGTGAAACACCAAGCTCTAAAGCTGTCAATTGGCGAGCCTTCCTGCGTGAAAGTGGTTTGCCTTGAGCATTCATCGGGTACTTCGGAGATGCATCATCATTCAAACGACGTTGGAAAGGCTGCATAGTATTACGGCCTTTATAAACGGGTCCTTGCATGGCAACAGCGGTACCTTTTACCATTGGGCGCACATGCGGGTTTTCCTGAAAATACTCGTCGTCAACAAGCTGACTTTCAGCTGACAACGTATTGTCGGATATCGCTGTTCGTTGTAACTTTTCAGTAATCGAGTCAGACGTAGCAGAAACAATCTTTTGGTGATGTTCTTTGTTAAATTCAGAGCCAGAATTTGGATAGTTAGGTGGAGGATGGACGTAAAGAAGTTTACCGTTTACATAGTCCTTCAAAAGAATACGGGCTGCTCGTGAATCATCAGGTGTACCGTGATGTGCACGCATAAAACCACGAGATCTagcaaaaggaaaaagaactTCTTGAGCAGACGGAACTCCAGTGCCACCTTCCTCAATCGGTTTAATACGAATCCTTATAGTATATAATGTCTCAAGAACTTCCTTAGGAATTCTTTCAGCCATTAATGCCGATGGGCCTGTGTATTCACGAAGTTGATCAATTGGCAGTACGCCATCTAGTACCAGATCTGCCTGAGTAGTTGCGAAAGAAGGAAACACCAAACCTGGACAATCCAATAATGATACTTTTTCACTTAAGTTGATAGTTTGAAAATGCTTGGTCTTTCCAGGAGTAGAAGATACAGATACCTTCTTAGAGCCGACCAATGCATTAATAGTAGAAGACTTACCGACATTCGGATAACCCACCAGCCCAAATGTCATTTTAGTCTTTCCATCAGGAAGGGTAGAAgcaaacttttcaaatataCCTTCAAGGACCTTTAATGTGGCGATACGACTAGAATGGACGTCGTTTTCATCTGCCTGTAGGCTTTCAGGGATTTCATTTGATGAAGTGGATTCATAGGTTTCCAGATCCTCGCCCCTTTCATTAGCTTCCGCAGCCATACGAgctgaaaaaaatagaaaaggaatattattttcattgaaGTAAGATGACCAGTAGTTACGCTGCTCTTCTGTTAACATGTCTGCTTTGTTcaccaaaagaaaattttttttactagGACCAACTTCTTTAACGTATTGTTCAAGGTGTGCTGAGCGAAAAAAGAGCGGATTTCGAGCATCTACTATTTGAACAACAACATCTGATCGTTCAATAACACGCCATAGTTGACGCCATATTTCAAGGTTTCTCTCAAACGGTGTCACAATGAAACCCTCAACATCTTGAAGCTGTGCTAAATTTCTACgccaatttaaaaatgattcaCGCTCCATCCTATCTAACTCGACAGCTGTCGTTGTTTGATCCCAATGAGGACGTCTGGGAATCGTCAAACgatctttgtttttttcttgtttttgctttgaACGAGCAGCCTCCTCTTTACTAAGTAGAAAGGGATTTTGCTCTGGATTTTGAATCACAGTAACATTTTGTTTCTCTGCGATAAACTCGACTTCTCCTAATTCGGCAGTATTTAAGAATTCATCCAGATCCGTTTCATGGGTAACCGAACGTAGAGCAGCACGATGTGCCTTGGGATCTGAATCAACTATATGTTTTAAACCACCTTTACGATTTCTCCTGTTCTTGGTAAAATCTGATTGAATCGCTCTACCCAGTccaatttgatttttcgaTTTTGGAAGAACCTACTCAATGACAATTAGCAAAAAGCTTTCAATTGACAATCCAGCATAAGCTGCATGTAAAGAGAAAATCACAAGTCTAACTTTAAGAGTTGTTAAGTTACTGACATACCATAATTACTTTCAAACTGCTGAAATttagcaaaataaatataaaatttttcctGTTGTAACACTATTTTAATTCCCAAAAACCCAATAATTCCAAAGCTCcaaaatttcctttacGATGGTGGAGACTCTGCTTTAGACTTACTAATTGACACTTGCGAAGAATAGTGAGCTTTAAAGCAGTCACGAAGTAATAAGGATACATAATGTATCGGTATAAAAGAATACCTACAAGAATTCAATAAGTGAACTTGTGCAAACTAGCGTTTTATTGGGAATTGAGcagttatttttattaaagaacCGGTCAAATATCTTTaaatattcctttttaattaaatcatcAAACACCGGTTAACAATTGGTCAAAATGGtaagaaatgaataaaaaaataaatttttgccTGTGCGATTGTTGGTTGAACAGaaaattgtattttagCAATCTATTAATCTTGATTTATTTGTCAAATAGGGAATTGTTGGTTGACTAACGAAAATATGAATAGGGTAAGAAAAAGTTcgtgaataaaaataaagcacAAACATTTCATCTCGTCCATCGTTCTCAACGAGATCCTCAGTATCATGATGAAAATGCTACTGAACGTGTTTTAGTTTCAGCTGAAACTTTAAACAAAACTGCACGTCGCTTAAATCGCCAAACTCTTGATGAAGAATATGGTAGCACTATTCGTCCCAATGAAGGCGAGGCAGCTAATTATGGTATCTATTTTGATGACACTGAATATGATTACATGCAGCATTTGCGAAATATTGGAAATGAAGACGCTACTTGGGTTGAAGCACCTGCAACTCGTAAAACACAAGATAAGCAGAAAAAGCAACAAATTCAGCTAAGAGATCAGCCAAGCATTTTGCCTCAAGAGGTATTACCATCTGAGGTTGAGTTAGAAAGAACTTATCAAGATCAGCAAAGTGTACCCGATGCTATATCTGGTTTTCAACCAGATATGGATCCGAGATTGAGGGAAGTGCTTGAGCAGCTTGAACATTCTGATATCAATGACGAAGAGACTTCGGATTTTGACGAAGAGTTTGAGAAATTGGTGGCTAGCGGGAAGGCTGACGAAAGTGAATTTTATGCTCAACCGTTCGTAGAGGAAGGTGAAAAGGATTATGATGAAGCAGCTGCAGCAAAGGCTGGAAAATCCGAATGGGAAATAGagtttgaaaagtttaagCTGGAGCAAAAGAAACAGCCTGACGTTGCTAGCAGTGACGGTGACTTCTCCGACGAACCTGAAAGCGAAGAACGCGACGAGGTACCTGAACTGGTGTCCTCCTCCAAGTCTAAATCAAAAACCAAACGTAAAGCTCGAACTGCCCTTTCTTCCGTGTCCATGAGTAGTTCAGCTCTTTTCCGAAATGAAGGATTGACTTTATTAGATGATAGGTTTGACAAAGTAGAAGAAGAGTACACACCCATTAAAGACGAGCGCGAATTAATTGATCCAGATCAAAAGGATGTGTTTGATTTGGTAAATGATAATCAATTCAACGATATTATGGATGAGTTTTTAGTCTCATATGGGCCTACTTTAGGTCGGAAAAAGGCACCATCGCGTATGTCgaattcaaagaaaaagtcaTCTCTAGAAGAGCTTGACAATGTTCGTAAAATGCTTGGGCGTGCTAGGATTTGATAGTGATTTTCTTCTATTTAATTGTGAATCTTGGACAAAAGGGggagtttttttattatttaggCATActaatgtttttgtttttgttttcgtTATACacaatattaattttttttacggTTTAGAGTTTTTTACATATTACATAGAACGATCATCCGAACCGTTCATAAATGACACTATCCACTAAGTCCCATACTAAAATACTTTATGCTTACAGACGAGATAACACCATTAGGGTAtctatttaataattcgagaacaaaataaacatgCTGCAAAACAAACATTACTACTCTTGTACGCAtgataaatatatatatatataattgGTTGATAAagtgaaattttatttgagtAAATGTTCTGCGTCCTTTGCAAGCCAAATTGAGCTAGTTATTTCAAAGGTATTGCAATTTACTCATTGCTCCTTAGTGAGGGCGCAAATGGATGAGCCTATCTATTTACTATTTCTCagttagcaaaaaatacaaaaaatttcagttATATTAGACTTACGATCTGGCTCtcatctttcttcttttacgTTTGAGACGACGCACGCGTTTTTTCCTCCATTTATCACGCATCTTGGCAGTGGTAAAAATGTATTGTAGGCCACATGTTAGATATACGAAAATGTGACTGTTTCTTTGGCTCTGGCATATGAGATAGCGTCGTGCTATATGCAATAAcatattataaaaagttCGTTAATTAAGTTTGctgtcagcaatactacactacgctatgatacactacgttgagtatcactatatgtcacatgttctaattatatatcgtaccatgtatgatacgatatggagattgatcttaatgataatctattaagatcaatattatctgaatactataaatagagctactgctgaacctcgttcctcagttcagttatgagctatattagtgataggtaacattataacccagttaatacaatacctatactcagttgctacttatacaacctgtgtattgtaatataatagatcacaaggaaaactcaccgcagttctacgtatccttaaattagataccaaactgcgtagcttacattTGCGTAATGTTTAAATTCCCTTTTAAGCttctaaataaatttgagATTCCACTGTGGTATGTCGCACTAAAGCTGGAATGATATTGCTTTATAAGTAAATTGATGGAAATACTGTTAAGTAGCTGGCTTTTAGTTCAACTGATAAGTTTCAAATGCTTTAGcaatgaaatttcaaaattctgTGGAATTGATCGCAACTTGGACTTCAATACGTACTTACGTTGAGCACAAGTACGAATTCATTTTAATTCCACAATCTTGAAACGAAGAATAAATTGAATAGCATTTATCCATTATTTGTAATAATGAAAAcgtttttttgaaagaataaGTTATAAAGCTATTTTATAAACTTAAACTCGTTTCGTAAagtgttttaaaattatgCGTTGTTAAAACATACGCAGAAATGCAATAATTTATCacttaacaaaaatagCTAAAGGTGGGCTTTTAGTTTCGAGTAAAGATTGTTATTTCCTAATGAAGTtctctttaaattttcttccattCTTCCCTTAATGTTTTGCAGAGGCGTTgttcattttaattttgaagaaagaaagttaCCGTTGAGGTGCGCATGCTTACGGAAGCTAGTGGTAatagaaattattttataagtaAACTGTATTATATGGGCAAAATAATCTTTGGAAAAGTCGTACGCTCAAAAAACTTGCCTAAAGTGTTGTTAAAAACTTACAAATTCAACTAAAAAGATACagtttaattattaatagaATGAACAACAAACGTACTATGCCAATACAAAACCAGTGATCTGAGAAAactaaacaaataaattttgaggATATCACGATGTAAAGAGTAGCCCTCCTATCCTTCGTAATTTCAAGACATTTTGAGAATAAatagaagtaaaaaaccaaataaGAAATTATAGGGAAAAATTATGCTGCAATGATTATAGGTGCTGTAGAAGCATCGTTATCAACTTCCATgaattcatcttcatcataGATCACCCGGACAATCAAGCTGCAGCTTGGGCAACGAGCAACATCTTCCCCTAATTGAAGATCTTCctaaataatgaattagTATAAACTTCCAAAATATTAAGAAATTGCGTATCAATACATACCAAAGATATCTCGAAGCGATCCCCACAAGGACAGGGAAAAGTGTACAAGTTCGTACCGGCGTCTTTTAATTAGCAAAAGTATTCAACTTTTAACAAATACATACCAAACGTGAAATCTTCTAACTCGATTTCGTCGTAAAATGACATTTTGCCGCTTCAATGCACTACTGGCAGAAGGTGCGTGGCCACTCCaccaaaaatttgttttatatgTGGGAACCGCCCATAATGAAAACTACAAGCTAAGTTTAACATAAATGGAATCTACTGTAATTTAGAGGAGAACGATACTTACTTGTTACCGTtttgttgtattttttaaaacgtCCGCCTATATTCATTTAGAAACTATAAATGCGTTACAAATCTATGTTGAGCAAATTTGATTGTacagtttttattttcgcTTTATTACATGAGAGGAATGAGTTATAACATTACTCATGAATGCGACGCTATTAATATTCTATCAGATAATTTACATGAAGGAGCAATATCAGAAGATATGGTTGCCCTCAGTGGTCCAGCCATAGAGTTACTAGAAAATAATGTTGGTAGTTCAAAAAATAGCTATCAAGAAGATGAGGGAAGTTCTTCGATTGATGAGAACGCGCCTCTTATAAGCATAAAACGAAAGAGGAGAATTCGTACGGTTAAATCTA
This portion of the Schizosaccharomyces pombe strain 972h- genome assembly, chromosome: I genome encodes:
- a CDS encoding HSR1-like GTP-binding protein, which translates into the protein MVLPKSKNQIGLGRAIQSDFTKNRRNRKGGLKHIVDSDPKAHRAALRSVTHETDLDEFLNTAELGEVEFIAEKQNVTVIQNPEQNPFLLSKEEAARSKQKQEKNKDRLTIPRRPHWDQTTTAVELDRMERESFLNWRRNLAQLQDVEGFIVTPFERNLEIWRQLWRVIERSDVVVQIVDARNPLFFRSAHLEQYVKEVGPSKKNFLLVNKADMLTEEQRNYWSSYFNENNIPFLFFSARMAAEANERGEDLETYESTSSNEIPESLQADENDVHSSRIATLKVLEGIFEKFASTLPDGKTKMTFGLVGYPNVGKSSTINALVGSKKVSVSSTPGKTKHFQTINLSEKVSLLDCPGLVFPSFATTQADLVLDGVLPIDQLREYTGPSALMAERIPKEVLETLYTIRIRIKPIEEGGTGVPSAQEVLFPFARSRGFMRAHHGTPDDSRAARILLKDYVNGKLLYVHPPPNYPNSGSEFNKEHHQKIVSATSDSITEKLQRTAISDNTLSAESQLVDDEYFQENPHVRPMVKGTAVAMQGPVYKGRNTMQPFQRRLNDDASPKYPMNAQGKPLSRRKARQLTALELGVSPEALSSATSKKHNKKNKRSKQRSGVVIDDY
- the dph3 gene encoding diphthamide biosynthesis protein Dph3; its protein translation is MSFYDEIELEDFTFDAGTNLYTFPCPCGDRFEISLEDLQLGEDVARCPSCSLIVRVIYDEDEFMEVDNDASTAPIIIAA
- the ltv1 gene encoding ribosome biogenesis protein Ltv1, coding for MGKKKFVNKNKAQTFHLVHRSQRDPQYHDENATERVLVSAETLNKTARRLNRQTLDEEYGSTIRPNEGEAANYGIYFDDTEYDYMQHLRNIGNEDATWVEAPATRKTQDKQKKQQIQLRDQPSILPQEVLPSEVELERTYQDQQSVPDAISGFQPDMDPRLREVLEQLEHSDINDEETSDFDEEFEKLVASGKADESEFYAQPFVEEGEKDYDEAAAAKAGKSEWEIEFEKFKLEQKKQPDVASSDGDFSDEPESEERDEVPELVSSSKSKSKTKRKARTALSSVSMSSSALFRNEGLTLLDDRFDKVEEEYTPIKDERELIDPDQKDVFDLVNDNQFNDIMDEFLVSYGPTLGRKKAPSRMSNSKKKSSLEELDNVRKMLGRARI
- the spo12 gene encoding Spo12 family nuclear protein, whose translation is MSETQADSIAKSSVETTIQPLHQESATLRQQVLQKHELPKHALNVASPTDSLMSPCTAKLQAHKKKYYMKRKPPVMSLQNTLQSVQTEKE
- the rpl4102 gene encoding 60S ribosomal protein eL41, which codes for MRDKWRKKRVRRLKRKRRKMRARSK